From the genome of Candidatus Paceibacterota bacterium:
GATATTGTGATTGGTGCTACAGGTACGGTTTTGTTAAGTGTTTTAGACTTAGATAGTCTCAAGTGTGAACATGGCTATCATTTTATAAGCGCATCTTCATCAGACAGGGAGTTTCCAGTATCAGCGTTTAGAAAAGATGAAGGTGTACATGACGATGTCAGATATAAAAATTTTTATTTTGTAAATAATGGTTTCCCTATAACTTTCAAGGGCAATAAATATGAGGCCACTCCTGTTGAAATAGAAAAAACCATCGCATTATTGATGGGCTCAATTTTGACTGGAACAAGTAAAGGAATACCTAATCAAATGGGTATTGTAGATGTTCCTCAAGAACTAGAGGCTTTAATAAATCAATAGATTTTATAGGATAAACATTGTCACCACACCCCAAAATAAAGTCCTTTCCAGAGACTTGCGAGGCTCGACGGAGCGAGCACGAGGAAAATCCTAGCAAGGATTTATCCGTGCTCTGGGAAGGACTTTATTTTGGGGTGTGGTACAATATTTGTTATGAAAACCTTTTCAATTAAAGAAGCCCTCGGCTACGGTTGGGATACGACCATCAACAACATCGGCCTTGTCATTGGCATGTCTGTTTTTGTGTTGGCTTTAAAAATCCTCTCCAGCATTGTCCAGAGGATGAGTAATTTTGTAAGCCTGCCATATGTGGTGGCGTTTAGTTTTTGCAGTATTCTTTTGGCGATTATTTCGATTCTCGTTTCGATTGGTTTTATCAAAATTTTTCTCAGGATTTACGATGGAGAAAAGCCAAAGTTTCGAGAGATTTTCAATTATCAAAACCTCTTTTGGAAATTTATTGCCGGATCCATCATCTATGCTTTTGTGGTGGCTGTCGGTACAGTTTTTCTGATCATTCCAGGCATTATTTTTGCCATCGCCTTCGCTTTTACTACTATTGTCATTGTTGACAAAAATCTTGGTCCGATCAAAGCCATGAAAGAGAGTGCTCGGGTCACCAAAGGGGTACGCTGGAAATTATTGGGCTTTGGTCTTCTGCTTATTCTCATAAACATTGGCGGAGCCATTGCTTTTGGTATTGGTACCATCATCACTATGCCGCTTTCACTTTTCGGGGCTATCTTTGTCTATCGACATTTGGCTAGCCAATAGATTCTTGCTATTAT
Proteins encoded in this window:
- a CDS encoding YciC family protein, yielding MKTFSIKEALGYGWDTTINNIGLVIGMSVFVLALKILSSIVQRMSNFVSLPYVVAFSFCSILLAIISILVSIGFIKIFLRIYDGEKPKFREIFNYQNLFWKFIAGSIIYAFVVAVGTVFLIIPGIIFAIAFAFTTIVIVDKNLGPIKAMKESARVTKGVRWKLLGFGLLLILINIGGAIAFGIGTIITMPLSLFGAIFVYRHLASQ